In Micromonospora purpureochromogenes, a single window of DNA contains:
- a CDS encoding LuxR C-terminal-related transcriptional regulator has translation MRVVIAEDLALLRDGLTRILEAFGFEVVAAVDNGPSVLSALVTHRPDVAVLDVRLPPTFTDEGLQAAIGARAEIPGLPILVLSQHVEQLYARELLSDRAGGVGYLLKDRVSNVAQFVDAVRRVAGGGTVMDPEVVSQLLASRSGAEPLQELTAREREVLGLMAEGRSNAAIAARLFVTEKAVSKHINNIFSKLRMPPSDDDNRRVLAVLTYLNGDDSQLPVPGRAPRRTAAGPSLPG, from the coding sequence TTGCGAGTTGTCATCGCCGAAGACCTCGCCCTCCTCCGGGACGGGCTGACCCGCATCCTCGAGGCGTTCGGCTTCGAGGTGGTCGCGGCCGTCGACAACGGACCGTCGGTGCTGTCGGCCCTGGTCACCCACCGCCCGGACGTGGCGGTGCTCGACGTGCGGCTGCCACCGACCTTCACCGACGAGGGCTTGCAGGCCGCCATCGGAGCCCGCGCCGAGATCCCCGGCCTGCCGATCCTGGTGCTCTCCCAGCACGTCGAGCAGCTCTACGCCCGGGAGTTGCTCTCCGACCGCGCCGGTGGCGTCGGCTACCTGCTCAAGGACCGGGTCTCCAACGTGGCCCAGTTCGTCGACGCGGTACGCCGGGTGGCCGGCGGCGGCACCGTGATGGACCCGGAGGTGGTCTCCCAGCTGCTGGCCAGCCGCTCCGGGGCCGAGCCGTTGCAGGAGCTGACCGCCCGCGAGCGCGAGGTGCTGGGCCTGATGGCCGAGGGGCGGTCCAACGCGGCGATCGCCGCGCGGCTCTTCGTCACCGAGAAGGCGGTCAGCAAGCACATCAACAACATCTTCAGCAAGCTGCGGATGCCGCCGTCGGACGACGACAACCGGCGGGTGCTGGCGGTGCTGACGTACCTCAACGGGGACGACAGCCAGCTGCCGGTGCCGGGCCGGGCGCCGCGGCGTACCGCCGCCGGACCGTCGCTACCCGGCTGA
- a CDS encoding putative bifunctional diguanylate cyclase/phosphodiesterase: MTQAQLELLLQRLTERLAGALRAEPFDPRVGHQVGAELVAAHIASAEGLGRTVEVIQLRLIRDLGLVADDVEDRMARLLATVTTGYARALRDRTLDEQESIRRAAMVARAQAERALRDSEARFRHQASHDPLTDLPNRLLFTERLTAAIGAPGRSADRVGVCFLDLDRFKVVNDSLGHQIGDALLVSVARRLRAALGEHLLARLGGDEFVILVERTARVDDAVAVAEAALAALAEPFLVDGHELTLTASIGIVERPVAGTTPGELMRAADSTLHWAKAAGGARWSVFDPDRHRADLARYALAAAIPAAIDRGEFFLDYQPLTSLRDGTMLGVEALVRWRHPELGVLRPDSFIGLAEETGLIVRLGGWVLAEACREAESWGARAPFVSVNLAVRQVHRPGLVQEVRSLLAATGLPPERLQLELTESTMMSTAEEPVRALRVLADLGVRIAIDDFGTGYCNLAYLRDLPVTELKVAGEFVTGLRAPAVDPASRTDERILASLVSLAHALDLTVTAEGVETAGQAERLRAIGCDAGQGWYFGRPGPAEGCLGRSPALSTMAGVEPVASAG; this comes from the coding sequence ATGACCCAGGCGCAGCTGGAACTGCTGCTGCAACGGCTCACCGAGCGGTTGGCCGGGGCGCTGCGGGCCGAGCCGTTCGACCCGCGCGTCGGGCACCAGGTGGGCGCGGAGCTGGTCGCCGCCCACATCGCCTCGGCCGAGGGTCTCGGCCGCACCGTGGAGGTCATCCAGCTCCGCCTGATCCGCGACCTGGGGCTGGTCGCCGACGACGTCGAGGACCGGATGGCCCGGCTGCTGGCCACCGTCACCACCGGGTACGCCCGGGCGCTGCGCGACCGGACGCTCGACGAGCAGGAGTCGATCCGCCGGGCCGCGATGGTGGCCCGGGCCCAGGCCGAGCGGGCGCTGCGCGACAGCGAGGCCCGGTTTCGCCACCAGGCCAGCCACGACCCGCTGACCGACCTGCCCAACCGGCTCCTGTTCACCGAGCGGCTCACCGCGGCGATCGGCGCGCCGGGCCGGAGCGCCGACCGGGTGGGCGTCTGCTTCCTCGACCTCGACCGGTTCAAGGTGGTCAACGACTCGCTCGGGCACCAGATCGGCGACGCCCTGCTGGTGTCGGTGGCGCGGCGGCTGCGCGCGGCGCTCGGCGAGCACCTGCTCGCCCGGCTCGGCGGCGACGAGTTCGTCATCCTGGTCGAGCGCACCGCCCGGGTCGACGACGCGGTCGCGGTCGCCGAGGCGGCGCTGGCCGCGCTCGCCGAGCCCTTCCTGGTCGACGGGCACGAGCTGACCCTCACCGCCAGCATCGGCATCGTGGAGCGCCCGGTGGCCGGCACCACCCCCGGCGAGCTGATGCGGGCGGCCGACAGCACCCTGCACTGGGCCAAGGCGGCCGGGGGCGCCCGCTGGTCGGTGTTCGACCCGGACCGGCACCGCGCCGACCTGGCCCGGTACGCCCTCGCCGCGGCGATCCCCGCCGCGATCGACCGGGGTGAGTTCTTCCTCGACTACCAGCCGCTGACCTCGCTGCGCGACGGCACGATGCTCGGCGTGGAGGCGCTGGTCCGCTGGCGCCACCCGGAGCTGGGCGTGCTGCGGCCGGACAGCTTCATCGGGCTGGCCGAGGAGACCGGCCTGATCGTCCGGCTCGGCGGCTGGGTGCTCGCGGAGGCCTGCCGCGAGGCGGAGAGCTGGGGTGCCCGGGCCCCCTTCGTCAGCGTCAACCTGGCCGTCCGCCAGGTGCACCGGCCCGGCCTGGTGCAGGAGGTGCGCAGCCTGCTGGCGGCCACCGGCCTGCCGCCGGAACGGCTCCAGTTGGAGCTCACCGAGAGCACCATGATGAGCACCGCGGAGGAGCCCGTCCGGGCCCTGCGGGTCCTGGCCGACCTCGGCGTACGGATCGCCATCGACGACTTCGGCACCGGCTACTGCAACCTGGCGTACCTGCGGGACCTGCCGGTGACCGAGCTGAAGGTGGCCGGGGAGTTCGTCACCGGGCTGCGCGCGCCGGCGGTCGACCCGGCCAGCCGCACCGACGAGCGGATCCTCGCCTCCCTGGTGTCGCTGGCCCACGCGCTGGACCTGACCGTCACCGCCGAGGGGGTGGAGACGGCCGGGCAGGCCGAACGGCTGCGGGCGATCGGCTGCGACGCCGGTCAGGGCTGGTACTTCGGGCGGCCGGGGCCGGCCGAGGGCTGCCTCGGCCGCTCCCCCGCGCTGTCCACAATGGCTGGCGTCGAGCCGGTCGCCTCAGCCGGGTAG
- a CDS encoding SAM-dependent methyltransferase, with translation MQRPDWAPDDIDIERPSVARMYDYYLGGSHNFAADRAAARAMMEAVPEAPLMAQANRAFMRRAVQYLVDSGVRQFLDIGSGIPTVGNVHEIAQRAAPDSRVVYVDVDPVAVAHSREILQGNPGATVVQEDLRRPAAILSHPEVTKLLDLSQPVAVLIVAVLHFVPDADRPEEILRTLRETLAPGSYLVMSQATDEDRGHTGERAEAERVYRRTDSPLSIRSRAELTALFDGFTLLEPGVVWVPQWRPESPESAEDAAQAVFMGGVGRLGG, from the coding sequence ATGCAGCGGCCGGACTGGGCACCCGACGACATCGACATCGAGCGCCCCAGCGTCGCCCGCATGTACGACTACTACCTCGGCGGCTCGCACAACTTCGCCGCCGACCGGGCGGCGGCCCGGGCGATGATGGAGGCGGTCCCCGAGGCTCCGCTGATGGCCCAGGCCAACCGGGCGTTCATGCGGCGGGCGGTGCAGTACCTGGTCGACTCCGGCGTCCGTCAGTTCCTCGACATCGGCTCGGGCATCCCCACCGTCGGCAACGTGCACGAGATCGCCCAGCGCGCCGCGCCCGACTCCCGGGTGGTCTACGTCGACGTCGACCCGGTGGCGGTGGCCCACAGCCGGGAGATCCTCCAGGGCAATCCCGGCGCCACGGTCGTCCAGGAGGACCTGCGCCGACCGGCCGCGATCCTCAGCCATCCCGAGGTGACCAAGCTGCTCGACCTCTCCCAGCCGGTGGCCGTGCTGATCGTGGCGGTGCTGCACTTCGTCCCGGACGCGGACCGGCCCGAGGAGATCCTGCGGACGCTGCGCGAGACCCTGGCGCCGGGCAGCTACCTGGTGATGTCGCAGGCCACCGACGAGGACCGGGGCCACACCGGCGAACGGGCCGAGGCCGAGCGGGTCTACCGCCGCACCGACAGTCCGCTCTCGATCCGCAGCCGGGCCGAGCTGACCGCACTCTTCGACGGCTTCACGCTGCTCGAACCGGGCGTGGTGTGGGTGCCGCAGTGGCGGCCGGAGTCGCCGGAGAGCGCCGAGGACGCCGCGCAGGCGGTCTTCATGGGTGGCGTCGGACGCCTCGGTGGGTGA
- a CDS encoding response regulator transcription factor yields MTTSPTPATRTKVLLVDDHDLIRKGLRHAFERDRQFEVVGEAATAAEGVRQAGALQPDVVIMDLRLPDGSGLEATRALRKSSTTMGIVVLTMYAGDDQLFGALEAGASAFVPKTAPADEVVAAARHAASSPSAFTAADLAEAMKRRLAPSGPQLSPREGQVLRLLADGMSVAGIAKQLFVSESTAKTHISKLYEKLGAANRAQALMTALRLGLLEAPDAPKF; encoded by the coding sequence ATGACCACAAGCCCGACACCGGCCACTCGTACCAAGGTCCTCCTTGTCGACGATCACGACCTGATCCGCAAGGGGCTTCGGCACGCCTTCGAGCGCGACCGGCAGTTCGAGGTCGTCGGCGAGGCCGCCACGGCGGCGGAGGGCGTACGCCAGGCTGGCGCGCTGCAGCCGGACGTCGTCATCATGGATCTGCGCCTCCCGGACGGCAGTGGCCTCGAGGCCACCCGGGCCCTGCGCAAGTCCAGCACGACGATGGGGATCGTCGTGCTCACGATGTACGCCGGTGACGACCAGCTCTTCGGCGCGCTGGAGGCCGGCGCGAGCGCCTTCGTGCCGAAGACCGCGCCGGCCGACGAGGTGGTGGCCGCCGCCCGGCACGCCGCCTCCTCCCCCAGCGCCTTCACCGCGGCCGACCTGGCCGAGGCGATGAAGCGCCGGCTGGCCCCGTCCGGTCCGCAGCTCTCCCCCCGCGAGGGGCAGGTGCTGCGGCTGCTGGCCGACGGCATGAGCGTGGCCGGCATCGCCAAGCAGTTGTTCGTCAGCGAGTCCACCGCCAAGACCCACATCTCGAAGCTCTACGAGAAGCTGGGTGCGGCCAACCGCGCCCAGGCGCTGATGACGGCGCTGCGGCTGGGCCTGCTCGAGGCCCCGGACGCGCCCAAGTTCTGA
- a CDS encoding sensor histidine kinase, whose amino-acid sequence MPASTPVRPQPHPLAVAARGIMLVLVGVLTLIATRDPAQLWWIALLAAAGLPAVLAPEHRLLGPLSRVAEAVVLGLAASQVAVESALGGSVGGLGASAVLPYLAVPVTVTALRRRFREGAALLGVAAATLLIAGAFTEVDGGRQLGQPGYLAVCAQWLILAGLGLYAAGTLHQVMRVRGEGKPQPYAEATRLLTQLRTVARQLPGATLDPGGISEHLLEELRGVAPNNRAAVLSASGGGRLVVLAQVGVDRVDWETTLDADSAIADAWASQQPQTAARSQARSHRGGDVSALIVPLVAGVRTVGLVVLEADAAHAYPPPVVSRVTALTGPAALRLEAALLFDEVRSLATNEERQRLAREIHDGVAQELVMVGYGIDNALATVHDDADETAEGLRTLRGEVTRVITELRLSLFELRSEVDRHGGLAAAIAEYARTVGASGGLRVHLSLDESTARLPAATEAELLRIAQEAVTNARKHAGASNLWVTCEVDPPYAQIEVSDDGHGIGDQHADGHYGLAIMAERAERIRGRLEIRPRQPSGTTVAVVVGSSPRRDNVRGSAAAEGE is encoded by the coding sequence GTGCCCGCCTCCACACCCGTCCGACCCCAGCCGCATCCCCTCGCCGTCGCGGCGCGCGGGATCATGCTCGTCCTGGTCGGCGTCCTGACCCTGATCGCCACCCGCGACCCCGCCCAGCTCTGGTGGATCGCCCTGCTGGCGGCCGCCGGCCTGCCGGCGGTGCTCGCCCCCGAGCACCGGCTGCTCGGCCCGCTCAGCCGGGTCGCCGAAGCGGTGGTGCTGGGACTGGCCGCCAGCCAGGTCGCCGTCGAATCCGCCCTCGGCGGATCGGTCGGTGGGCTCGGCGCCTCGGCGGTGCTGCCCTACCTGGCGGTGCCGGTGACGGTCACCGCGCTGCGCCGCCGCTTCCGCGAGGGCGCGGCGCTGCTCGGCGTCGCCGCGGCGACCTTGCTGATCGCCGGGGCGTTCACCGAGGTGGACGGCGGGCGGCAGCTCGGCCAGCCCGGCTACCTGGCGGTCTGCGCGCAGTGGCTGATCCTGGCCGGGCTCGGGCTCTACGCGGCCGGCACGCTGCACCAGGTGATGCGGGTCCGGGGCGAGGGCAAGCCGCAGCCGTACGCGGAGGCGACCCGGCTGCTGACCCAGCTGCGCACGGTCGCCCGCCAGCTGCCCGGCGCGACCCTGGACCCGGGCGGCATCTCCGAGCACCTGCTGGAGGAGCTGCGCGGCGTCGCGCCCAACAACCGGGCCGCGGTGCTCTCGGCCAGCGGCGGCGGCCGGCTCGTGGTGCTCGCCCAGGTCGGGGTGGACCGGGTGGACTGGGAGACGACGCTCGACGCGGACTCGGCCATCGCCGACGCCTGGGCCAGCCAGCAGCCGCAGACCGCGGCCCGGTCGCAGGCCCGCTCGCACCGCGGCGGGGACGTCTCGGCGCTGATCGTGCCGCTGGTCGCCGGCGTGCGTACGGTCGGGCTGGTGGTGCTGGAGGCGGACGCCGCGCACGCGTACCCGCCGCCGGTGGTGTCCCGGGTGACCGCGCTGACCGGCCCCGCCGCGCTGCGGCTGGAGGCGGCGCTGCTCTTCGACGAGGTGCGCTCGCTAGCCACCAACGAGGAGCGGCAGCGGCTGGCCCGGGAGATCCACGACGGGGTCGCCCAGGAGCTGGTGATGGTCGGCTACGGCATCGACAACGCCCTGGCCACCGTCCACGACGACGCCGACGAGACCGCCGAGGGGCTGCGTACGCTGCGCGGCGAGGTGACCCGGGTGATCACCGAGCTGCGGCTGAGCCTGTTCGAGCTGCGCAGCGAGGTGGACCGGCACGGCGGCCTGGCCGCCGCGATCGCCGAGTACGCGCGCACCGTCGGCGCCTCCGGCGGCCTGCGGGTGCACCTGTCGCTGGACGAGTCCACCGCCCGACTGCCCGCCGCCACCGAGGCCGAGTTGCTGCGTATCGCGCAGGAGGCGGTCACCAACGCGCGCAAGCACGCGGGGGCCTCGAATCTCTGGGTCACCTGCGAGGTGGACCCCCCGTACGCGCAGATCGAAGTGTCGGATGACGGTCACGGCATCGGTGACCAGCACGCGGACGGGCACTACGGTCTTGCGATCATGGCCGAGAGGGCGGAACGTATCCGGGGCCGGTTGGAGATCAGGCCGCGACAGCCCAGCGGCACGACCGTGGCGGTGGTGGTCGGTTCCTCGCCCCGGCGCGATAACGTGCGTGGCAGCGCAGCAGCAGAAGGGGAGTAA
- a CDS encoding AMP-dependent synthetase/ligase: MREFSVPPIVTIGDAANLTDPVWDNAATAPDAVQFVRPAARAEGAAQVDVTCRQFRDEVVAVARGLVGSGVNPGDRVALMSRTRYEWTLLDYAIWAAGAVTVPIYETSSAEQAAWILADSGAVAVVVESNAHATLVAGVRDRLPELRQVWQIELGGVDEIVAAGASVEPEEVERRRKAVRAADVATIIYTSGTTGRPKGCVLTHRNMYADIANAVPVLPNLFRPGASTLLFLPLAHAFARLIQIGVVQARATMAYCPDTKNLVAELQAFKPTFVLSVPRVFEKVYNAARQKAEADGKGKIFDRAERVAIAYSEALETPDGPGLTLRAQHALFDKLVYRKLRAALGGRCRDAISGGAPLGARLGHFFRGIGVTICEGYGLTETSPAAAANLPTATRIGTVGRPLPGVTIRIDDDGEILISGDLIFQGYWRNEAATAEAITTDGWFRTGDLGQIDSDGFVSITGRKKEIIVTAGGKNVAPVVLEDQVRAHPLVSQCLVVGDRQPFIAALVTVDEEALPKWLATHGLPEDTRVEELVDHEELRVEIQGAVDVANQAVSKAEAIKVFRILPRDFTEATGELTPSLKVKRQVVHKTYASEIAEIYRS; this comes from the coding sequence GTGCGCGAGTTCTCCGTCCCGCCGATCGTCACCATCGGCGACGCGGCCAACCTGACCGACCCGGTCTGGGACAACGCCGCGACCGCGCCGGACGCGGTCCAGTTCGTCCGGCCCGCCGCCCGCGCCGAGGGTGCCGCCCAGGTGGACGTGACCTGCCGGCAGTTCCGCGACGAGGTCGTCGCCGTGGCCCGCGGCCTGGTCGGCTCGGGCGTCAACCCGGGCGACCGGGTCGCGCTGATGAGCCGCACCCGCTACGAGTGGACCCTGCTCGACTACGCCATCTGGGCGGCCGGCGCGGTCACCGTGCCCATCTACGAGACCTCCAGCGCCGAGCAGGCCGCCTGGATCCTCGCCGACTCCGGCGCGGTCGCCGTCGTGGTGGAGTCCAACGCGCACGCCACCCTGGTCGCCGGCGTCCGCGACCGGCTGCCCGAGCTGCGCCAGGTCTGGCAGATCGAGCTGGGCGGGGTGGACGAGATCGTCGCGGCCGGCGCGTCGGTCGAACCGGAGGAGGTCGAGCGGCGCCGCAAGGCGGTCCGCGCCGCCGACGTCGCCACGATCATCTACACCAGCGGCACCACCGGCCGGCCCAAGGGCTGCGTGCTGACCCACCGCAACATGTACGCCGACATCGCCAACGCCGTGCCGGTGCTGCCGAACCTGTTCCGGCCCGGCGCGTCGACCCTGCTCTTCCTCCCGCTGGCGCACGCCTTCGCCCGGCTCATCCAGATCGGCGTGGTGCAGGCCCGGGCCACCATGGCGTACTGCCCCGACACCAAGAACCTGGTCGCCGAGCTCCAGGCGTTCAAGCCGACCTTCGTGCTCTCCGTACCCCGGGTCTTCGAGAAGGTCTACAACGCCGCCCGGCAGAAGGCCGAGGCGGACGGCAAGGGCAAGATCTTCGACCGGGCCGAGCGGGTGGCCATCGCCTACAGCGAGGCGCTGGAGACCCCCGACGGCCCGGGCCTGACCCTGCGCGCCCAGCACGCGCTCTTCGACAAGCTGGTCTACCGCAAGCTGCGCGCCGCGCTCGGCGGCCGCTGCCGGGACGCGATCTCCGGTGGCGCCCCGCTCGGCGCCCGGCTCGGGCACTTCTTCCGCGGCATCGGGGTGACCATCTGCGAGGGCTACGGCCTGACCGAGACCTCCCCCGCCGCCGCCGCGAACCTGCCCACCGCCACCCGGATCGGCACGGTCGGCCGGCCGCTGCCCGGCGTCACCATCCGGATCGACGACGACGGCGAGATCCTGATCTCCGGCGACCTGATCTTCCAGGGCTACTGGCGCAACGAGGCGGCGACCGCCGAGGCGATCACCACCGACGGCTGGTTCCGCACCGGCGACCTGGGTCAGATCGACAGCGACGGGTTCGTCAGCATCACCGGCCGCAAGAAGGAGATCATCGTGACGGCCGGCGGCAAGAACGTCGCACCGGTCGTGCTCGAGGACCAGGTGCGGGCGCACCCGCTGGTCAGCCAGTGCCTGGTGGTCGGCGACCGGCAGCCGTTCATCGCCGCGCTGGTCACCGTCGACGAGGAGGCCCTGCCGAAGTGGCTGGCCACGCACGGCCTGCCGGAGGACACGCGGGTCGAGGAGCTGGTCGACCACGAGGAGCTGCGGGTCGAGATCCAGGGCGCGGTCGACGTGGCCAACCAGGCGGTCTCCAAGGCCGAGGCGATCAAGGTCTTCCGGATCCTGCCCCGGGACTTCACCGAGGCCACCGGCGAACTGACCCCGTCGCTCAAGGTCAAGCGGCAGGTCGTGCACAAGACGTACGCGTCCGAGATCGCCGAGATCTACCGGAGCTGA
- a CDS encoding SRPBCC family protein, giving the protein MADSSTQSIIIGASPDRVAAVICDFASYPEWTEAVRRAEVVEEYEDGYASQVHFTIDAGVMADEYVLAYEYAEDLSRIEWHLVAPSKMQKSQRGSYDIVGNPDGTSTVTYTLEVELSVGMLGMFRRKAEKMIMDTALKQLKRRVEATGAAQ; this is encoded by the coding sequence ATGGCGGACTCCTCCACCCAGTCGATCATCATCGGCGCGTCACCGGACCGGGTGGCGGCGGTCATCTGCGACTTCGCGAGCTACCCCGAGTGGACCGAGGCGGTGCGCCGGGCCGAGGTGGTCGAGGAGTACGAGGACGGCTACGCCAGCCAGGTCCACTTCACCATCGACGCCGGCGTGATGGCCGACGAGTACGTGCTGGCGTACGAGTACGCCGAGGACCTGTCCCGGATCGAGTGGCACCTGGTGGCGCCGTCGAAGATGCAGAAGTCCCAGCGCGGGTCGTACGACATCGTCGGCAACCCGGACGGGACGTCGACGGTCACCTACACCCTCGAGGTCGAGCTGTCGGTGGGCATGCTCGGCATGTTTCGCCGCAAGGCCGAGAAAATGATCATGGATACGGCGTTGAAGCAGCTCAAGCGCCGGGTAGAAGCAACCGGTGCGGCACAGTGA
- a CDS encoding ROK family glucokinase translates to MTLTIGVDVGGTKVAGGVVDDTGKVLVQARRDTPADDVGKTRDVIIELVTELATGHDIGAVGIGAAGWIDASRSTVLFAPNLAWRDEPLREYVSTATGLPVIVENDGNVAAWAEFRYGAARDADDSMVMFTIGTGVGGGIVLGGELLRGANGIAAELGHMLTVPDGHQCGCGRLGCIEQYASGSALVRFARAGARQEPQRATALLELAGGDAEAVTGPMVTAAAQAGDPISAEAFAQIGRWLGTSLADMAQILDPQVLVVGGGVVEAGDLLLGPTRRSFTDALAQRSRLAVAEVRPAELGNTAGVIGAADLARRL, encoded by the coding sequence GTGACGCTGACCATCGGAGTCGACGTCGGTGGCACGAAGGTGGCCGGCGGTGTCGTGGACGACACCGGCAAGGTTCTCGTGCAGGCCCGACGGGACACCCCTGCGGACGATGTCGGCAAGACCCGCGACGTCATCATCGAGCTGGTCACCGAACTGGCGACCGGCCACGACATCGGCGCGGTCGGCATCGGCGCGGCCGGTTGGATCGACGCCTCCCGCTCCACCGTGCTCTTCGCCCCCAACCTGGCCTGGCGGGACGAACCGCTGCGCGAGTACGTCAGCACCGCCACCGGCCTGCCGGTGATCGTGGAGAACGACGGCAACGTGGCCGCCTGGGCCGAGTTCCGCTACGGCGCGGCCCGCGACGCCGACGACTCGATGGTCATGTTCACCATCGGCACCGGGGTCGGCGGCGGCATCGTGCTCGGCGGCGAGCTGCTGCGCGGCGCCAACGGCATCGCGGCCGAGCTCGGCCACATGCTGACCGTCCCGGACGGCCACCAGTGCGGCTGCGGCCGGCTCGGCTGCATCGAGCAGTACGCCAGCGGCAGCGCCCTGGTCCGCTTCGCCCGGGCCGGCGCCCGGCAGGAGCCGCAGCGCGCCACCGCCCTGCTGGAGCTGGCCGGCGGCGACGCCGAGGCGGTCACCGGCCCGATGGTCACCGCCGCCGCGCAGGCCGGCGACCCGATCTCCGCCGAGGCGTTCGCCCAGATCGGGCGCTGGCTCGGCACCAGCCTGGCCGACATGGCCCAGATCCTCGACCCGCAGGTGCTGGTGGTCGGCGGCGGCGTCGTCGAGGCCGGCGACCTGCTGCTCGGCCCGACCCGGCGCTCGTTCACCGACGCGCTGGCCCAGCGCAGCCGGCTCGCCGTGGCCGAGGTGCGCCCCGCTGAGCTGGGCAACACCGCCGGCGTCATCGGTGCCGCCGACCTCGCCCGCCGGCTGTGA